Proteins encoded by one window of Geobacter sp. DSM 9736:
- the hisG gene encoding ATP phosphoribosyltransferase yields MKTLLNFGIPKGSLEAATVELFKKAGWNIGISSRSYFPTIDDEDIHCKLIRPQEMGKYVERGTIDVGIAGRDWVAENESDVVTICEMVYSKVSRRPARWVLVVTKDSPVQKPEDLHGATISTELVGFTKRYFADRGIPVTVEFSWGATEAKVVDGLCDAIVEVTETGSTIKANGLRIVCEMMESVPVMVANRAAMADPWKRGKIEQIATLLKSALKAEGMVGLKMNAPGSKVEEIIKILPSLKNPTVANLYNSDWVSIESILPEKEVRGIVPELLKQGAEGIIEYPLNKII; encoded by the coding sequence ATGAAGACTCTTTTGAATTTTGGCATTCCCAAGGGTAGCCTTGAAGCGGCAACTGTCGAACTGTTTAAAAAGGCTGGATGGAACATCGGAATTTCGTCCCGCAGTTATTTTCCGACCATAGACGATGAGGACATTCATTGTAAGCTAATACGTCCCCAGGAGATGGGGAAATATGTTGAGCGTGGCACTATAGATGTCGGCATTGCTGGCCGAGATTGGGTGGCCGAGAACGAGTCGGATGTTGTGACAATATGCGAGATGGTATACTCAAAAGTGTCTAGGCGTCCGGCACGTTGGGTGCTCGTGGTAACGAAGGATTCCCCTGTCCAGAAGCCGGAGGACCTTCATGGAGCCACCATCTCGACGGAGCTTGTGGGTTTCACGAAACGCTACTTTGCTGATAGAGGCATTCCGGTAACAGTCGAATTTTCATGGGGGGCAACTGAAGCAAAAGTGGTTGATGGGCTTTGTGATGCCATCGTGGAAGTTACGGAGACTGGCTCGACAATAAAAGCAAACGGGTTGCGGATCGTGTGCGAGATGATGGAGTCGGTGCCGGTAATGGTGGCTAACAGGGCTGCAATGGCAGATCCGTGGAAGAGAGGGAAAATCGAGCAGATTGCTACTCTTCTGAAATCCGCCCTTAAGGCCGAGGGGATGGTAGGTCTCAAGATGAATGCTCCTGGCAGCAAGGTTGAAGAGATCATCAAGATTTTGCCAAGTCTTAAAAATCCCACTGTTGCGAACCTGTACAACTCGGACTGGGTCTCGATCGAAAGCATCCTCCCCGAGAAGGAAGTGAGGGGCATCGTTCCGGAACTGTTGAAGCAGGGTGCTGAGGGTATTATTGAATACCCGCTTAATAAAATAATTTGA
- the hisI gene encoding phosphoribosyl-AMP cyclohydrolase, with protein sequence MIKLDFEKMGGLIPAVIQDCETNEVLMVAFMDEKTLNLTLETGKTWFFSRSRNKYWMKGEESGNTQDVQEVLTDCDADTVVIKVRQNGPAACHTGNRSCFYVKWEDGKWVEHSNPLFDPAQVYK encoded by the coding sequence ATGATCAAGCTTGATTTTGAAAAAATGGGGGGGCTTATCCCGGCCGTAATCCAGGATTGCGAGACGAACGAGGTTCTCATGGTTGCTTTTATGGATGAGAAAACTCTCAACCTTACCCTTGAAACCGGCAAGACGTGGTTCTTCAGCCGCAGTCGAAATAAGTACTGGATGAAGGGGGAGGAGTCTGGAAACACGCAAGACGTTCAGGAGGTGCTTACGGATTGCGATGCTGACACAGTTGTAATCAAGGTTCGACAAAATGGTCCGGCAGCATGCCACACGGGGAATCGTAGCTGCTTTTATGTCAAATGGGAGGATGGAAAATGGGTGGAGCACTCGAATCCTCTTTTCGATCCGGCGCAAGTATACAAGTAA